The Natrinema caseinilyticum genomic sequence GTCGCGGGCGAGACCTCGACCTTCGGGTCGACGAGGTGGGTCGGGCGAACGATCTGTTCGACGATCCGGTCGCTCTCCTCGCGCTCGTAGTCCCCCGGCGTCGCGCTGACGTACAGCGTCTGGTCGGTCTTCTCGTCGAACTCCTCGAAGGTGAGCGGGCGGTTGTCGTACGCCGTGGGAAGCCGGAACCCATTCTCGACCAGCGAATCCTTGCGGGACTTGTCGCCGGCGTACTGTCCGCGAACCTGGGGCAGCGTAACGTGTGACTCGTCGACCACGGTGAGGAAGTCGTCGGGGAAGTAATCGAGCAGCGTGTACGGCGCGTCGCCGGACTCCCGGTCGGAGAGGTAGACCGAGTAGTTCTCGATGCCCGAACAGTAGCCCGTCTCCTGCATCATCTCGAGGTCGAACGTCGTTCGCTCCTCGATGCGCTGGGCGGCGATCAGGTCACCCTGGCGCTCGAAGTAGGAAATGCGGGAGTCCAGGTCGTCGCGAATCTCGTCCATCGCCTGCTCGAGTTTCGTCTCCGGGATCGAGTAGTGCTCCGCGGGGTGGATCAGGACGGCCCGCTGCTCGCCCTGGGTCGTTCCCTCGAGCGGATCGACCTTGACCATCCGGTCGATCTCGTCCCCCCAGAGTTCGACGCGGACGGCGTAGCGGCCGTACATCGGGAATATCTCGATGGTGTCGCCGCGGACGCGGAACGTGCCCTGCGTGAAGTCGACGTCGTTGCGCTCGTAGTTCAGGTCGACGAGCTGTGCGAGCAAGTCGTCGCGGCCGACCTCCTCGCCGACCTCGAGTCGCAGCGACATGTCGACGTAGTTTCGCGGGTCGCCGAGACCGTAGATGGCCGACACCGAGGCGACGACGATCACGTCCTCGCGCGTGAGCAGCGAGCGGGTCGCGGAGTGGCGAAGCCGGTCGATTTCGTCGTTGATCGAGGCGTCCTTGTCGATGTAGGTGTCGGTCTGCTCGACGTAGGCCTCGGGCTGGTAGTAGTCGTAGTAGGAGACGAAGTACTCGACGGCGTTGTCCGGGAAGAGGTTCCGAAACTCCTCGTAGAGCTGGGCCGCCAGCGTCTTGTTGTGGGCGATCACGAGCGTCGGCTTCTCGATTTCCTCTACCACCCACGAGACGGTGTTCGTCTTCCCCGATCCGGTCACGCCGAGCAGGGTCTGTCTGTCCATCCCCGACCGGAACCCGTCGGCCAGTCGCTCGATGGCCTCCGGCTGGTCTCCCGCCGGCTCGAACGGGGCGTCGACCTCGAATGACAGGTCGACGTCGGGACGGTCCGGTTGCAGCGGGCCTCGACTCTCGCTCATTGTCCGATGCAGGTGTTGGAGGCACTTTACCCACACGCATGCCGGGTCGAAGTGCCACTCACGAATTCCGTACGCCTCCCAGAGGCCCGTCTACCGACCAGAACGTCACTCCACGCGTCGGGAACGCGAGGTCGGGCAGAAAGTCGGCGGCCGAGTTCCCGACGGCTGTCCGCGGTCCTCGTTGACAGGGGCGAATCGAACCTTACTTTTTCATTTGCTCGCCCATCGGACCGTCTTCCACCCGTTTCACGGTGAATTCTCGGCCCTCCGTCCCCGCCGGTGGGTCGGCGTAGCCGATCGCAAACGCGGAGTACGCGACGCCGATTTCGCGCGTGGCCTCGTACGACAGGAGCGTCGTCTCGGGATCTCCAGCCGGTCGGATCGAGACGGTGAAGGTGCCCGCGGGAAGGGCGGTGTAGTCGGTCGACTCGCCGAACGACAGGCCCTCGAAGAGGAGTTCGTCTTCCACGTAGATGTCGACGGTTGGCGCGTCGGGCACCGTGTGAACCACTCGAGCGAGCGCCGAGCCGGCGTCGAGCAGGACGAGCGGCTCGAACGAGCTCGCGCCGAGTTCGCCGATGGCCGCGATGGTGTAGAACGCGGGCTGCAGCGTGACGTCGCCCTCGAACGCGACGGTTCCCGGATCACCGGCCGCCGTGATCTTCACCGTGTAGGTGCCCGGTTCGATCTCGAGGTACGGGGATACGTCACCGTAGGCGACGTTCGAGAGAACCTGGTTGCCGTCGACGTAGACGTCGACGTTCGGCGCGTCCGGGGAGAAGTGTGCGACGCGAACGGCCGCACCCGGGGGCTCGGCTGGTTTCTCGTCGCTCATCGATTTCTCGTCGGGCTTCGACCGCTCGTCGTCCGGGTGTTCGCCGACGGCCATCGCGACACCGCTCGCCGCAGTCAGTCCACCGGCAGCACCCATGGCTTTCATCGCAGTGCGTCGTGATACTTGCATGGCACGGTCGGGAAGGCGGCCCGCGACATGAAAAAGGAGCCAGTCAGTATCACGTGTCGGTCAGGTATTTCTGGCCGAAGTCGCGGGGTACAGATCGTCTCTGTTACGAATACGGCCCCTACACGAATCGTCACGTGACGGGAGGTCCCGACACACCGCTGTAGGTCGACCGTAGTCCCGTGTACGAGTCGCTTTCCGAGCGAACGGCGGTCGAACGTTGCCGCTGCCCGGCCAACAGTTATGCGGGCCGTCGCCGTTGGCCCGATATGACGCAGGGCCTCCAGCAAGCCAGCAGCGACCTCGAGGACGCCGCGGAAACGGCCGACGGCGATCTACGCGATACCCTCCGGGAGACCGCACGTGAGTTCGAGGAAATCGCCCGCGACGAGACGGTCGCGGATCACGCCGTCCTCGACACGCACCTCAACGCGCTCCGGCAAGCCCGCGAGCGGGCCGGCGGCGACACGGAAGCGAAACTCGAATCGGCCATCGAGGCGGCGGAGGACTATCGGGAAAGCCTCGATCAAGCCTGAGAGCCGAACCGACGGCGGAGACGCTGCGACCGCTTTTTTCAGCCCGACCGCCGATCTCGGCCCCGACGCGGACGCGCGGGATCGGCATCGGTGGGTGACGGGACGAGATCCCCTCTCGGAGACGGACCGATCGTCGCGCGTTCGCCCCGGCCTCCGGTCTCGCCCGGGTGGAGGTACCCGCATCCGAACCGAGAGCCGAGGCGCTTCGCGCCGAGATACCGGGTATCGGTCCCGCGAACGGCGACCGGTCGATTCGCGCCCGGCCCGATCGACGCCACCGATCGACGAGCCGAGTGTGCTCGAAACATAAATCTAGCTATAGCACACATACACGACTCATGAGCAAACGGGAGATGGACTGCGCGCGATGATCGGTGCCGAGTTATCGGGCGGTGCGCCCGTGGTGTTCGGACTCGTCGCCGTCGCCCTCGTCCTGTTCGTGTCGGAGGCCATTCCGAACGACGTGACGGCGATCGGGATCATGGTCTCGCTCGCGGTGCTAGAACCGCTAACGGGCGTCGGTCATCGGGCAGCGATCTCCGGGTTCGCCAACACGGCGACGGTAACGATCGTCGCGATGTACATGCTAAGCGCGGGCATCCAGCAGACCGGCGTCGTCCAGAGACTGGGGCTCTCGCTCGCCGCGTTCGCGAAGGGCAACGAGGCGCGTGCGCTCGCGGCGACGGTCGCCACGGCGGGGCCGGTCGCGGGGTTCATCAACAACACGCCCGTCGTCGCAGTCTTCGTTCCGATGATCTCCGATCTCGCCGAGAAAGCCGGCGTCTCCCCGTCGAAACTGCTCTTGCCCCTCTCGTACGCGGCGATCCTGGGCGGCACCCTGACGCTCGTCGGGACGTCGACGAACCTGCTCGCGAGCGAATTCGCCGCCGAACTGCTCGATCGCGGGCCGATCGGAATGTTCGAGTTCGCTCCCCTCGGGATCGTCGTCTTCGCCGTCGGCATCGGCTACCTCATGACCGTCGGCCGCTGGCTGACGCCCGCGCGGATCCCGGTCGAGGCGGACCTCGTCGACGAGTTCGATCTCGAGGATCACCTCACTCAGGTCCGCGTCAGGGCGGATTCGGCGCCGGTCGGAAAGACCATCGACGAACTCGAGGCCGGGACCGAAGCGAAGGTCCGCATCCTCCAACTCCGGCGAGAAGTAGACCGCGACGCGCGGGTCGGAGAGGACGACCGCGTGTTCGAGTTCGGCGAGGGCGGCGAACGAGGTCGCGGCGCGAGTCCGGATCGGACAGGACCCGACCAGCGACTCCGCCGCGGCGAGATCGGAGAGTCGGCCCCGGACGCCGCCGGTCTCGACGAGCCGTCGCGGGATGTGAGCGAAACGTTCGTGGCGGTCGAGACGGACCGGCGAATTCTGGAGGGCGACGTCCTCACGGTCCACGGCAATCTACAGGCGGTCAACCGCTTCGTCGAGAATCAGGGGCTGCGCCAGCTCCTCCGGGAACAGGTGACCGAGGAAACGTTCGACGAGGGCACCAGCGAAGATCTGTTGGCCAAAGCCGTCGTCCCGGAAGCCTCGCCGTACGTCGGCGAGACGGTCTCCGAGACGCACCTCCGAGAGATTTACCAGCTGACCGTGCTGGCGATCCGCCGCGACGGCGAGTTGCTCCGGACCGATCTCGACGAGATCAGGCTCGAAGCCGGCGACCTCCTGCTGGTCCAGACGTTCCCCGAGACGCTCGAGTACTTCACCGGAACCGGGGATTTCGTCGTCGTCGACGACGGCGCCGTCGACCGACTGCTCGAGAGCGGGGTCGACGAGGTCGCACCGCTATCGCCGAAGACGCCGGTGGCGATCGCTATCATGGCCGGGGTGGTCGGGACCGCCGCGCTCGGGCTCGTTTCCATCGCGATCTCGGCCCTGGCAGGCGTCTTTCTCATGGTCGTGACCGGCTGTCTGTCGACGACCGACGCCTACGACGCCGTCTCGTGGAACATCGTGTTCCTGCTCGCCGGCGTGATCCCGCTGGGTCTCGCACTGGAAGCGACCGGGGGATCGCTGCTCATCGCCGACGGGCTGGTCGAATCGGCCGAATTCCTCCCCCTCGTCGGGGTCCTGTTCGCGTTCGCGATCGTGACGGGCCTGCTCGCGAACGTCATCACGCCCGTCGCAACGGTCGTTCTGATGATCCCCGTCGCCGTCGACGCCGCGGGATCCCTGGGTGCCGACCCGTTTTCCTTTCTCCTGTCGGTGCTGTTCGCGTCGGCGACGTCGTTCATGACGCCTGTGGGGTACCAGACGAACCTGATGGTTTACGGGCCGGGCGGGTACAAATTCTCCGACTTCGTGAGAGTCGGCGCCCCCCTACAGGTGCTGCTCGCAGGCGTCACGACGGTCGGAATCGTCCTCATATGGGGAGTATAACGCGGACCAGCAGTCTCGAGCCCGTCGTCCGCGCAAGCGTTCGATCGGTCGGTCACTCGAGTCGTTCTAACACCGCGTCCTTCTCGTAGGACAGCGTGAGCGACCGCGAGCGGCCCCGGCCGTCGACGTCGGCGTAATCGGCGTCGATGAGCCCGAGCTGGTCGAGTTTGTTGACGATCTCGGAGTAGCGCGTGTAGCCGAGGTCGGTCCGGTCGTGGAAGGCTTCGTAGACCGCACCGGCCTGATCCCCGTCGTGGTCGGCGATCACCTCGAGGAGCATCCGCTCCGTGTCGGTCAGCCCCGACAGCGATCGCGAGAGGTTGATGTACTTCGATTTCTCGTAGGCCTCTTCGACGTCCTGGCGCTCGACGGTGCGGCTGGCCCGCATCTCCGCGTTCAGTCCGGCCCGGCGCAACAGATCGATACCGACCCGAAGGTCGCCGCTGTCGGCCGTGAGTTCCGCGACGAACTCGAGCGTGTCCCGACCGATGACGCCGTCGTGGAAGCCGCGTGAGACCCGCTCGGAGAGAATGTCGACGATCTCCGGCTGGTCGTACACCGGAAAGTAGACGTCTTCGGGACGAAAGACGCTCTGGACGCGGGAGTCGAGTTCGTCGATCACGTCCAGTGACGGATCGGAGGAGACGACGATGACGCCGATCTTCGCGCCGGGATACTCCTCGTGGGCGCGCAACAGCGAATAGAGCGTGTCACTGGCTTCGTTCTCGTAGAAGAGATAGTTGACGTCGTCGAGTGCCACGACGAGAACGCGATCCTCCTCGACGAGTTTCTCGGCGATCTGGCCGAACAGCTTCTTGAACGAAATACCGGACGAGGGCGGTTCGTAATCGAACGTCCCCTCGAACAGCCGCGAGAACACCGAGTAACGGGTCGCGTTGACCTGACAGTTGACCCGGATCGTCCGAACCTCGCTCGTCTGGGCGCCCACCTCGTCGAACAACTTCTGTATCGCCGTCGTTTTCCCGGTTCCCGGCGGCCCACGGACCATGACGTTCAGCGGCCGCGACCCACGAACCGCCGGGCGCAACGCGTACGTCAGGCTCTGGGTCTGGCCCTCGCGGTGCTTGAACGTCTCGGGGACGTAGTCGATTTCGAAGACGTGCTCGTTCTTGAACACGGATTCGTCCCACGACAACATTCCCCCGTCGGGGTCGTCTGCCATCACTTTCACCACGCTTTCGAACTCACTTAGTTGTTTGCCGAATTCCAGGCGCGTCCAGGTCAGGCGGCCTCGATCCGCTCGAGCCACCGGTCGAGGTCGGCCGGAGCGATTCGGGCGTGGTGTGCGACGCGAGTGTGCGCTCGTGCGAGCCTCGCCGCCTCCCGGTCGGCATCGCAGCGGAGTCGGAAGGAACAACCGTCCCGTGGACACTCGAAATGGTATGGCATATCATGGCATTGGAGCGGAGCGCGCAAAAGGTTCGCACTTGCATGCCCCGCCATTCGACGGCCGGGACGGCGATCGGTTCGCGTGTCGAGGCCCGGGTCCGGTAGAACGGTTCGGTGTCCGCCGTCGCACCGGACGGCTGGCGTCGCCACCAAGGGCGTCCCGATTCGAGACGCGACCGCCGCCGACGGCAGCGGTTACGGCGTCCGATCGGTTCGATGGCCGATCTGTCGTCCGGTGAGTCGCTGGGCCAGGCCACGAATCCGGTCGAGCATCGGTCCGAGGATCGGGTTCGCGGTCACGCCGACGTACGCCGGCACGGGATGGTACCGGCCGGTTTCGAGAGACTGTAACGCGGCCGCCGTCGCCCGGTGGTTCCCGTCGGCGACGTACCACGGGGTCGCGCCGCGTCTGGTCCGTACCACCAGCGGGTCGAACCGCGTTCCGGCGGCGAGATTGTCGCGGTACGCACGGATCGCTGCGGCGTCGATTCCGGCCGACTCGAGCGGACCGAACCCCTCATCCTGAACCCGCTCGGCCACGCCGAACAGCGTGCCGTCCGTGGAGACGGCACGCCACAGGAGGTCGTCCGGGCCGTCCACCGGGCGGAGATCGCCGAACCGCTTCCAGTCGAGGTCGAGCCGATACCACCGAATCGGTCGCTCTCGCCAGACGAACGCCGCCGCTCCGGGCTTCGCAGCGA encodes the following:
- a CDS encoding ORC1-type DNA replication protein, which encodes MADDPDGGMLSWDESVFKNEHVFEIDYVPETFKHREGQTQSLTYALRPAVRGSRPLNVMVRGPPGTGKTTAIQKLFDEVGAQTSEVRTIRVNCQVNATRYSVFSRLFEGTFDYEPPSSGISFKKLFGQIAEKLVEEDRVLVVALDDVNYLFYENEASDTLYSLLRAHEEYPGAKIGVIVVSSDPSLDVIDELDSRVQSVFRPEDVYFPVYDQPEIVDILSERVSRGFHDGVIGRDTLEFVAELTADSGDLRVGIDLLRRAGLNAEMRASRTVERQDVEEAYEKSKYINLSRSLSGLTDTERMLLEVIADHDGDQAGAVYEAFHDRTDLGYTRYSEIVNKLDQLGLIDADYADVDGRGRSRSLTLSYEKDAVLERLE
- a CDS encoding DUF1059 domain-containing protein → MPYHFECPRDGCSFRLRCDADREAARLARAHTRVAHHARIAPADLDRWLERIEAA
- a CDS encoding DUF4397 domain-containing protein; amino-acid sequence: MQVSRRTAMKAMGAAGGLTAASGVAMAVGEHPDDERSKPDEKSMSDEKPAEPPGAAVRVAHFSPDAPNVDVYVDGNQVLSNVAYGDVSPYLEIEPGTYTVKITAAGDPGTVAFEGDVTLQPAFYTIAAIGELGASSFEPLVLLDAGSALARVVHTVPDAPTVDIYVEDELLFEGLSFGESTDYTALPAGTFTVSIRPAGDPETTLLSYEATREIGVAYSAFAIGYADPPAGTEGREFTVKRVEDGPMGEQMKK
- a CDS encoding DUF7553 family protein, which encodes MTQGLQQASSDLEDAAETADGDLRDTLRETAREFEEIARDETVADHAVLDTHLNALRQARERAGGDTEAKLESAIEAAEDYRESLDQA
- a CDS encoding SLC13 family permease, whose amino-acid sequence is MIGAELSGGAPVVFGLVAVALVLFVSEAIPNDVTAIGIMVSLAVLEPLTGVGHRAAISGFANTATVTIVAMYMLSAGIQQTGVVQRLGLSLAAFAKGNEARALAATVATAGPVAGFINNTPVVAVFVPMISDLAEKAGVSPSKLLLPLSYAAILGGTLTLVGTSTNLLASEFAAELLDRGPIGMFEFAPLGIVVFAVGIGYLMTVGRWLTPARIPVEADLVDEFDLEDHLTQVRVRADSAPVGKTIDELEAGTEAKVRILQLRREVDRDARVGEDDRVFEFGEGGERGRGASPDRTGPDQRLRRGEIGESAPDAAGLDEPSRDVSETFVAVETDRRILEGDVLTVHGNLQAVNRFVENQGLRQLLREQVTEETFDEGTSEDLLAKAVVPEASPYVGETVSETHLREIYQLTVLAIRRDGELLRTDLDEIRLEAGDLLLVQTFPETLEYFTGTGDFVVVDDGAVDRLLESGVDEVAPLSPKTPVAIAIMAGVVGTAALGLVSIAISALAGVFLMVVTGCLSTTDAYDAVSWNIVFLLAGVIPLGLALEATGGSLLIADGLVESAEFLPLVGVLFAFAIVTGLLANVITPVATVVLMIPVAVDAAGSLGADPFSFLLSVLFASATSFMTPVGYQTNLMVYGPGGYKFSDFVRVGAPLQVLLAGVTTVGIVLIWGV
- the uvrB gene encoding excinuclease ABC subunit UvrB, which translates into the protein MSESRGPLQPDRPDVDLSFEVDAPFEPAGDQPEAIERLADGFRSGMDRQTLLGVTGSGKTNTVSWVVEEIEKPTLVIAHNKTLAAQLYEEFRNLFPDNAVEYFVSYYDYYQPEAYVEQTDTYIDKDASINDEIDRLRHSATRSLLTREDVIVVASVSAIYGLGDPRNYVDMSLRLEVGEEVGRDDLLAQLVDLNYERNDVDFTQGTFRVRGDTIEIFPMYGRYAVRVELWGDEIDRMVKVDPLEGTTQGEQRAVLIHPAEHYSIPETKLEQAMDEIRDDLDSRISYFERQGDLIAAQRIEERTTFDLEMMQETGYCSGIENYSVYLSDRESGDAPYTLLDYFPDDFLTVVDESHVTLPQVRGQYAGDKSRKDSLVENGFRLPTAYDNRPLTFEEFDEKTDQTLYVSATPGDYEREESDRIVEQIVRPTHLVDPKVEVSPATGQVEDLMDRIDDRIDRDERTLVTTLTKRMAEDLTEYLEEAGIDVAYMHDETDTLERHEIIRSLRLGEIDVLVGINLLREGLDIPEVSLVAILDADQEGFLRSETTLVQTMGRAARNVHGEVVLYADDPSNAMDSAIEETQRRRRIQQEFNAEHGHEPTTIEKDVGETNLPGSKTDTSEVSGRELADEDEAARYVDDLEERMQEAASNLEFELAADIRDRIREVRDEFELGGGEDEGIAPPTEEF